One window of the Benincasa hispida cultivar B227 chromosome 3, ASM972705v1, whole genome shotgun sequence genome contains the following:
- the LOC120073664 gene encoding uncharacterized protein LOC120073664 → MTQVDEKAMEARICEVVASSLMEKLQELIRNTMAGQIVQNQAQEEPMPPEQLQQTQPQNRNMQGLSFEAKYLRDFRKFDPRSFDGLLGDPTKFKEHFYEKYFSTNTRYNKQAEFLNLRQEVMSVEEYEQEFDKLSCFAPELVATEKGHMSEKCPRRNVPELRGQPVSSFQGGSSHRQQQSRVFSTTQREAEKSDTVVTESEPLPFVLSISTLLEEIMLATEKIKALQIEIANHALDVTLIILDMLDFDVILGMDFLAANHARIDCSHREVIFNPPKGSSFKFKGVGTVVLPKVFSALKASRMFDQGAWGFMASVVDTREAEVTLTSEPTKAEHEEHLQKVLETLMANKLYAKFSKCEFWLRQVFFLGHVISKEGVSIDPKKIEAVTSWARSTTVSEVHTFLGLAGYYRRFVKDFSHIATPLTQLTQKGAFFV, encoded by the exons ATGACCCAAGTTGatgagaaggcaatggaagccaGAATTTGTGAAGTCGTTGCATCCTCCCTAATGGAAAAACTGCAGGAGTTGATCCGTAACACGATGGCAGGACAAATTGTCCAGAACCAGGCTCAGGAGGAACCGATGCCACCCGAGCAATTACAGCAGACCCAGCCGCAGAATAGAAACATGCAGGGCCTGTCTTTTGAGGCTAAGTATTTGAGGGATTTCAGGAAGTTTGACCCTCGCTCCTTTGATGGGTTGTTGGGGGACCCCACTAAA TTCAAGGAGCATTTTTATGAGAAGTATTTTTCAACCAACACCCGATACAACAAGCAGGCAGAATTCTTGAACTTGAGACAAGAAGTTATGTCGGTGGAGGAATATGAGCAGGAATTTGATAAGCTGTCCTGCTTTGCTCCTGAACTAGTAGCCACCGAG AAAGGGCATATGTCAGAGAAATGCCCAAGGAGGAACGTGCCTGAACTTAGGGGCCAACCTGTAAGCTCGTTTCAAGGAGGCTCGAGTCATCGGCAGCAGCAGAGTAGGGTATTTTCTACCACTCAGCGTGAGGCTGAGAAGTCAGACACAGTGGTGACAG AGTCAGAACCTTTGCCCTTTGTATTGTCTATTTCCACTCTATTAGAagagatcatgttagctacagaaaagataaaagcattgCAGATAGAGATAGCAAATCATGCATTAGATGTGACCTTGATAATCTTAGATATGCTtgattttgatgtgatattagGCATGGATTTCTTAGCTGCTAATCATGCTAGGATAGATTGCTCCCATAGGGAGGTAATCTTTAACCCTCCTAAAGGATCTAGTTTTAAGTTCAAAGGGGTTGGGACCGTGGTCCTACCCAAAGTGTTTTCAGCATTAAAAGCCAGTAGAATGTTTGACCAAGGAGCCTGGGGCTTTATGGCCAGTGTGGTTGACACTAGAGAGGCTGAAGTCACCTTGACTTCAGAGCCA ACAAAGGCTGAACATGAGGAGCATTTGCAGAAAGTTTTGGAGACATTGATGGCCAATAAGCTgtatgctaagttttctaaatgtgagttttggttgaggcagGTATTCTTTCTAGGGCATGTAATATCGAAGGAAGGTGTCTCTATAGATCCTAAAAAGATTGAGGCAGTTACGAGTTGGGCTCGTTCAACCACAGTCAGTGAGGTACACACTTTCCTGGGATTAGCAGGctactatagacgatttgtaaAGGACTTCTCTCACATAGCCACCCCATTGACTCAGTTAACCCAGAAGGGAGCCTTTTTCGTTTAG